One segment of Pristis pectinata isolate sPriPec2 chromosome 3, sPriPec2.1.pri, whole genome shotgun sequence DNA contains the following:
- the soat1 gene encoding sterol O-acyltransferase 1 isoform X2, protein MASGTTMTLRGRRISAKSMDGDGMRASEGPGEECARSVSNGKVDAEYAINKKMQLKLKAEQMKNDLLRQLDSHFNHFVDDLIDESTTLDSSVTPFLSASMTKEQAAMANRQARAPPEKGKHFMSRRSLLDELFQVNHIRTIYHMFIALLILFIVSTLVMDFIDEGRLVLDFDLLVYAFGRFPIVISTWLCMFLSTLLIPYGLFLFWASGYQATKHKVLRTVFFGVLFLLFQTLGLWAAPVYTVIHFQLPPASRFIVILEQVRLMMKAHSFIRENLSRVAMNREKNGGIQQVPQFSHYLYFLFAPTLIYRDNYPRNPTIRWSYVATKFAQVLGCLFYAYYIFVRLCIPLFRNISREPFSLKVLVLCIFNSILPGVLVLFLAFFAFLHCWLNAFAEMLQFADRMFYKDWWNSTSFANYYRTWNVVVHDWLYYYAYKDFLWLFTHRFRAAAMLSVFTVSAVVHEYVLAVCFGFFYPVLFCLFMCFGMAFNFVLHDRRKGPVWNVVMWTSLFLGQGMLVCLYSQEWYAQQHCPLTNPSFLDMLKPRSWTCRLNS, encoded by the exons GAAAAGTAGATGCTGAATATGCAATCAATAAAAAGATGCAGCTGAAGCTTAAGGCTGAG CAAATGAAGAATGACTTGCTGAGACAGCTTGATTCTCATTTTAACCATTTTGTGGATGATTTGATTGATGAATCAACCACCTTGGATTCCTCTGTTACTCCTTTCTTGTCTGCATCTATGACTAAGGAACAGGCAGCTATGGCTAACAG ACAGGCAAGGGCACCCCCAGAAAAAGGCAAGCACTTCATGTCTCGTCGATCTCTGCTTGA TGAACTCTTCCAAGTGAATCATATCCGGACCATTTATCACATGTTCATCGCTTTACTCATTCTGTTTATAGTCAGTACCCTGGTAATGGACTTCATTGATGAAGGAAG GCTGGTCCTTGACTTCGATCTATTGGTTTATGCTTTTGGGAGATTCCCAATTGTCATTTCCACTTGGCTTTGTATGTTCCTGTCTACGCTTCTCATTCCATATGGCTTATTTCTATTTTGGGCATCTGGATACCAGGCAACGAAACACAAGGTTCTGCGGACAGTGTTCTTTGGTGTATTGTTCTTGCTGTTTCAGACACTAGGACTGTGGGCTGCCCCAGTCTATACTGTCATCCATTTTCAACTACCTCCTGCCTCCCGCTTCATTGTTATCTTGGAACAG GTCCGCTTGATGATGAAAGCACATTCCTTCATACGGGAGAACTTGAGCAGAGTGGCAATGAACAGAGAGAAAAATG GTGGCATTCAGCAGGTACCACAATTCTCCCATTACCTCTACTTCCTTTTTGCTCCTACTCTCATCTATCGGGACAACTATCCCAG GAATCCTACAATTAGATGGAGCTATGTTGCTACAAAATTTGCTCAG gTTCTGGGCTGCCTGTTTTACGCTTACTATATTTTTGTGCGGCTTTGTATCCCATTGTTCCGAAACATCAGCCGAGAGCCATTCAGCTTGAAGGTCCTGGTTCTTTGCATTTTCAACTCCATTTTGCCAG GTGTGCTTGTGCTGTTCCTGGCTTTCTTTGCATTCCTCCACTGCTGGCTCAATGCCTTTGCTGAAATGCTGCAGTTTGCTGACAGGATGTTTTATAAG GACTGGTGGAATTCCACATCCTTTGCAAACTATTACCGGACCTGGAATGTAGTGGTCCATGACTGGCTGTACTATTACGCTTACAAAGATTTTCTCTGG TTGTTCACCCACCGATTTAGGGCTGCAGCTATGCTGTCAGTCTTCACCGTGTCCGCTGTGGTTCACGAGTATGTGCTGGCTGTATGCTTTGGCTTTTTCTACCCCGTGCTcttctgcttgttcatgtgttttGGAA TGGCTTTCAATTTTGTCCTGCATGACCGTCGGAAAGGGCCTGTTTGGAACGTGGTGATGTGGACGTCGCTGTTTCTGGGCCAGGGCATGCTAGTGTGTCTATACTCACAGGAGTGGTATGCCCAGCAGCACTGTCCCCTTACAAAT CCATCCTTCTTGGATATGTTGAAGCCTCGGTCTTGGACCTGCCGCTTAAACTCGTAA
- the soat1 gene encoding sterol O-acyltransferase 1 isoform X5: protein MQMKNDLLRQLDSHFNHFVDDLIDESTTLDSSVTPFLSASMTKEQAAMANRQARAPPEKGKHFMSRRSLLDELFQVNHIRTIYHMFIALLILFIVSTLVMDFIDEGRLVLDFDLLVYAFGRFPIVISTWLCMFLSTLLIPYGLFLFWASGYQATKHKVLRTVFFGVLFLLFQTLGLWAAPVYTVIHFQLPPASRFIVILEQVRLMMKAHSFIRENLSRVAMNREKNGGIQQVPQFSHYLYFLFAPTLIYRDNYPRNPTIRWSYVATKFAQVLGCLFYAYYIFVRLCIPLFRNISREPFSLKVLVLCIFNSILPGVLVLFLAFFAFLHCWLNAFAEMLQFADRMFYKDWWNSTSFANYYRTWNVVVHDWLYYYAYKDFLWLFTHRFRAAAMLSVFTVSAVVHEYVLAVCFGFFYPVLFCLFMCFGMAFNFVLHDRRKGPVWNVVMWTSLFLGQGMLVCLYSQEWYAQQHCPLTNPSFLDMLKPRSWTCRLNS from the exons CAAATGAAGAATGACTTGCTGAGACAGCTTGATTCTCATTTTAACCATTTTGTGGATGATTTGATTGATGAATCAACCACCTTGGATTCCTCTGTTACTCCTTTCTTGTCTGCATCTATGACTAAGGAACAGGCAGCTATGGCTAACAG ACAGGCAAGGGCACCCCCAGAAAAAGGCAAGCACTTCATGTCTCGTCGATCTCTGCTTGA TGAACTCTTCCAAGTGAATCATATCCGGACCATTTATCACATGTTCATCGCTTTACTCATTCTGTTTATAGTCAGTACCCTGGTAATGGACTTCATTGATGAAGGAAG GCTGGTCCTTGACTTCGATCTATTGGTTTATGCTTTTGGGAGATTCCCAATTGTCATTTCCACTTGGCTTTGTATGTTCCTGTCTACGCTTCTCATTCCATATGGCTTATTTCTATTTTGGGCATCTGGATACCAGGCAACGAAACACAAGGTTCTGCGGACAGTGTTCTTTGGTGTATTGTTCTTGCTGTTTCAGACACTAGGACTGTGGGCTGCCCCAGTCTATACTGTCATCCATTTTCAACTACCTCCTGCCTCCCGCTTCATTGTTATCTTGGAACAG GTCCGCTTGATGATGAAAGCACATTCCTTCATACGGGAGAACTTGAGCAGAGTGGCAATGAACAGAGAGAAAAATG GTGGCATTCAGCAGGTACCACAATTCTCCCATTACCTCTACTTCCTTTTTGCTCCTACTCTCATCTATCGGGACAACTATCCCAG GAATCCTACAATTAGATGGAGCTATGTTGCTACAAAATTTGCTCAG gTTCTGGGCTGCCTGTTTTACGCTTACTATATTTTTGTGCGGCTTTGTATCCCATTGTTCCGAAACATCAGCCGAGAGCCATTCAGCTTGAAGGTCCTGGTTCTTTGCATTTTCAACTCCATTTTGCCAG GTGTGCTTGTGCTGTTCCTGGCTTTCTTTGCATTCCTCCACTGCTGGCTCAATGCCTTTGCTGAAATGCTGCAGTTTGCTGACAGGATGTTTTATAAG GACTGGTGGAATTCCACATCCTTTGCAAACTATTACCGGACCTGGAATGTAGTGGTCCATGACTGGCTGTACTATTACGCTTACAAAGATTTTCTCTGG TTGTTCACCCACCGATTTAGGGCTGCAGCTATGCTGTCAGTCTTCACCGTGTCCGCTGTGGTTCACGAGTATGTGCTGGCTGTATGCTTTGGCTTTTTCTACCCCGTGCTcttctgcttgttcatgtgttttGGAA TGGCTTTCAATTTTGTCCTGCATGACCGTCGGAAAGGGCCTGTTTGGAACGTGGTGATGTGGACGTCGCTGTTTCTGGGCCAGGGCATGCTAGTGTGTCTATACTCACAGGAGTGGTATGCCCAGCAGCACTGTCCCCTTACAAAT CCATCCTTCTTGGATATGTTGAAGCCTCGGTCTTGGACCTGCCGCTTAAACTCGTAA
- the soat1 gene encoding sterol O-acyltransferase 1 isoform X4 — MQLKLKAEQMKNDLLRQLDSHFNHFVDDLIDESTTLDSSVTPFLSASMTKEQAAMANRQARAPPEKGKHFMSRRSLLDELFQVNHIRTIYHMFIALLILFIVSTLVMDFIDEGRLVLDFDLLVYAFGRFPIVISTWLCMFLSTLLIPYGLFLFWASGYQATKHKVLRTVFFGVLFLLFQTLGLWAAPVYTVIHFQLPPASRFIVILEQVRLMMKAHSFIRENLSRVAMNREKNGGIQQVPQFSHYLYFLFAPTLIYRDNYPRNPTIRWSYVATKFAQVLGCLFYAYYIFVRLCIPLFRNISREPFSLKVLVLCIFNSILPGVLVLFLAFFAFLHCWLNAFAEMLQFADRMFYKDWWNSTSFANYYRTWNVVVHDWLYYYAYKDFLWLFTHRFRAAAMLSVFTVSAVVHEYVLAVCFGFFYPVLFCLFMCFGMAFNFVLHDRRKGPVWNVVMWTSLFLGQGMLVCLYSQEWYAQQHCPLTNPSFLDMLKPRSWTCRLNS, encoded by the exons ATGCAGCTGAAGCTTAAGGCTGAG CAAATGAAGAATGACTTGCTGAGACAGCTTGATTCTCATTTTAACCATTTTGTGGATGATTTGATTGATGAATCAACCACCTTGGATTCCTCTGTTACTCCTTTCTTGTCTGCATCTATGACTAAGGAACAGGCAGCTATGGCTAACAG ACAGGCAAGGGCACCCCCAGAAAAAGGCAAGCACTTCATGTCTCGTCGATCTCTGCTTGA TGAACTCTTCCAAGTGAATCATATCCGGACCATTTATCACATGTTCATCGCTTTACTCATTCTGTTTATAGTCAGTACCCTGGTAATGGACTTCATTGATGAAGGAAG GCTGGTCCTTGACTTCGATCTATTGGTTTATGCTTTTGGGAGATTCCCAATTGTCATTTCCACTTGGCTTTGTATGTTCCTGTCTACGCTTCTCATTCCATATGGCTTATTTCTATTTTGGGCATCTGGATACCAGGCAACGAAACACAAGGTTCTGCGGACAGTGTTCTTTGGTGTATTGTTCTTGCTGTTTCAGACACTAGGACTGTGGGCTGCCCCAGTCTATACTGTCATCCATTTTCAACTACCTCCTGCCTCCCGCTTCATTGTTATCTTGGAACAG GTCCGCTTGATGATGAAAGCACATTCCTTCATACGGGAGAACTTGAGCAGAGTGGCAATGAACAGAGAGAAAAATG GTGGCATTCAGCAGGTACCACAATTCTCCCATTACCTCTACTTCCTTTTTGCTCCTACTCTCATCTATCGGGACAACTATCCCAG GAATCCTACAATTAGATGGAGCTATGTTGCTACAAAATTTGCTCAG gTTCTGGGCTGCCTGTTTTACGCTTACTATATTTTTGTGCGGCTTTGTATCCCATTGTTCCGAAACATCAGCCGAGAGCCATTCAGCTTGAAGGTCCTGGTTCTTTGCATTTTCAACTCCATTTTGCCAG GTGTGCTTGTGCTGTTCCTGGCTTTCTTTGCATTCCTCCACTGCTGGCTCAATGCCTTTGCTGAAATGCTGCAGTTTGCTGACAGGATGTTTTATAAG GACTGGTGGAATTCCACATCCTTTGCAAACTATTACCGGACCTGGAATGTAGTGGTCCATGACTGGCTGTACTATTACGCTTACAAAGATTTTCTCTGG TTGTTCACCCACCGATTTAGGGCTGCAGCTATGCTGTCAGTCTTCACCGTGTCCGCTGTGGTTCACGAGTATGTGCTGGCTGTATGCTTTGGCTTTTTCTACCCCGTGCTcttctgcttgttcatgtgttttGGAA TGGCTTTCAATTTTGTCCTGCATGACCGTCGGAAAGGGCCTGTTTGGAACGTGGTGATGTGGACGTCGCTGTTTCTGGGCCAGGGCATGCTAGTGTGTCTATACTCACAGGAGTGGTATGCCCAGCAGCACTGTCCCCTTACAAAT CCATCCTTCTTGGATATGTTGAAGCCTCGGTCTTGGACCTGCCGCTTAAACTCGTAA
- the soat1 gene encoding sterol O-acyltransferase 1 isoform X1, with translation MSCYLFWIRRNVPEADGEWDNNDASRPAYFREVYGWGWYESLRGTWRGVRPIGKVDAEYAINKKMQLKLKAEQMKNDLLRQLDSHFNHFVDDLIDESTTLDSSVTPFLSASMTKEQAAMANRQARAPPEKGKHFMSRRSLLDELFQVNHIRTIYHMFIALLILFIVSTLVMDFIDEGRLVLDFDLLVYAFGRFPIVISTWLCMFLSTLLIPYGLFLFWASGYQATKHKVLRTVFFGVLFLLFQTLGLWAAPVYTVIHFQLPPASRFIVILEQVRLMMKAHSFIRENLSRVAMNREKNGGIQQVPQFSHYLYFLFAPTLIYRDNYPRNPTIRWSYVATKFAQVLGCLFYAYYIFVRLCIPLFRNISREPFSLKVLVLCIFNSILPGVLVLFLAFFAFLHCWLNAFAEMLQFADRMFYKDWWNSTSFANYYRTWNVVVHDWLYYYAYKDFLWLFTHRFRAAAMLSVFTVSAVVHEYVLAVCFGFFYPVLFCLFMCFGMAFNFVLHDRRKGPVWNVVMWTSLFLGQGMLVCLYSQEWYAQQHCPLTNPSFLDMLKPRSWTCRLNS, from the exons GAAAAGTAGATGCTGAATATGCAATCAATAAAAAGATGCAGCTGAAGCTTAAGGCTGAG CAAATGAAGAATGACTTGCTGAGACAGCTTGATTCTCATTTTAACCATTTTGTGGATGATTTGATTGATGAATCAACCACCTTGGATTCCTCTGTTACTCCTTTCTTGTCTGCATCTATGACTAAGGAACAGGCAGCTATGGCTAACAG ACAGGCAAGGGCACCCCCAGAAAAAGGCAAGCACTTCATGTCTCGTCGATCTCTGCTTGA TGAACTCTTCCAAGTGAATCATATCCGGACCATTTATCACATGTTCATCGCTTTACTCATTCTGTTTATAGTCAGTACCCTGGTAATGGACTTCATTGATGAAGGAAG GCTGGTCCTTGACTTCGATCTATTGGTTTATGCTTTTGGGAGATTCCCAATTGTCATTTCCACTTGGCTTTGTATGTTCCTGTCTACGCTTCTCATTCCATATGGCTTATTTCTATTTTGGGCATCTGGATACCAGGCAACGAAACACAAGGTTCTGCGGACAGTGTTCTTTGGTGTATTGTTCTTGCTGTTTCAGACACTAGGACTGTGGGCTGCCCCAGTCTATACTGTCATCCATTTTCAACTACCTCCTGCCTCCCGCTTCATTGTTATCTTGGAACAG GTCCGCTTGATGATGAAAGCACATTCCTTCATACGGGAGAACTTGAGCAGAGTGGCAATGAACAGAGAGAAAAATG GTGGCATTCAGCAGGTACCACAATTCTCCCATTACCTCTACTTCCTTTTTGCTCCTACTCTCATCTATCGGGACAACTATCCCAG GAATCCTACAATTAGATGGAGCTATGTTGCTACAAAATTTGCTCAG gTTCTGGGCTGCCTGTTTTACGCTTACTATATTTTTGTGCGGCTTTGTATCCCATTGTTCCGAAACATCAGCCGAGAGCCATTCAGCTTGAAGGTCCTGGTTCTTTGCATTTTCAACTCCATTTTGCCAG GTGTGCTTGTGCTGTTCCTGGCTTTCTTTGCATTCCTCCACTGCTGGCTCAATGCCTTTGCTGAAATGCTGCAGTTTGCTGACAGGATGTTTTATAAG GACTGGTGGAATTCCACATCCTTTGCAAACTATTACCGGACCTGGAATGTAGTGGTCCATGACTGGCTGTACTATTACGCTTACAAAGATTTTCTCTGG TTGTTCACCCACCGATTTAGGGCTGCAGCTATGCTGTCAGTCTTCACCGTGTCCGCTGTGGTTCACGAGTATGTGCTGGCTGTATGCTTTGGCTTTTTCTACCCCGTGCTcttctgcttgttcatgtgttttGGAA TGGCTTTCAATTTTGTCCTGCATGACCGTCGGAAAGGGCCTGTTTGGAACGTGGTGATGTGGACGTCGCTGTTTCTGGGCCAGGGCATGCTAGTGTGTCTATACTCACAGGAGTGGTATGCCCAGCAGCACTGTCCCCTTACAAAT CCATCCTTCTTGGATATGTTGAAGCCTCGGTCTTGGACCTGCCGCTTAAACTCGTAA
- the soat1 gene encoding sterol O-acyltransferase 1 isoform X3 has protein sequence MSCYLFWIRRNVPEADGEWDNNDASRPAYFREVYGWGWYESLRGTWRGVRPIGKVDAEYAINKKMQLKLKAEQMKNDLLRQLDSHFNHFVDDLIDESTTLDSSVTPFLSASMTKEQAAMANRQARAPPEKGKHFMSRRSLLELVLDFDLLVYAFGRFPIVISTWLCMFLSTLLIPYGLFLFWASGYQATKHKVLRTVFFGVLFLLFQTLGLWAAPVYTVIHFQLPPASRFIVILEQVRLMMKAHSFIRENLSRVAMNREKNGGIQQVPQFSHYLYFLFAPTLIYRDNYPRNPTIRWSYVATKFAQVLGCLFYAYYIFVRLCIPLFRNISREPFSLKVLVLCIFNSILPGVLVLFLAFFAFLHCWLNAFAEMLQFADRMFYKDWWNSTSFANYYRTWNVVVHDWLYYYAYKDFLWLFTHRFRAAAMLSVFTVSAVVHEYVLAVCFGFFYPVLFCLFMCFGMAFNFVLHDRRKGPVWNVVMWTSLFLGQGMLVCLYSQEWYAQQHCPLTNPSFLDMLKPRSWTCRLNS, from the exons GAAAAGTAGATGCTGAATATGCAATCAATAAAAAGATGCAGCTGAAGCTTAAGGCTGAG CAAATGAAGAATGACTTGCTGAGACAGCTTGATTCTCATTTTAACCATTTTGTGGATGATTTGATTGATGAATCAACCACCTTGGATTCCTCTGTTACTCCTTTCTTGTCTGCATCTATGACTAAGGAACAGGCAGCTATGGCTAACAG ACAGGCAAGGGCACCCCCAGAAAAAGGCAAGCACTTCATGTCTCGTCGATCTCTGCTTGA GCTGGTCCTTGACTTCGATCTATTGGTTTATGCTTTTGGGAGATTCCCAATTGTCATTTCCACTTGGCTTTGTATGTTCCTGTCTACGCTTCTCATTCCATATGGCTTATTTCTATTTTGGGCATCTGGATACCAGGCAACGAAACACAAGGTTCTGCGGACAGTGTTCTTTGGTGTATTGTTCTTGCTGTTTCAGACACTAGGACTGTGGGCTGCCCCAGTCTATACTGTCATCCATTTTCAACTACCTCCTGCCTCCCGCTTCATTGTTATCTTGGAACAG GTCCGCTTGATGATGAAAGCACATTCCTTCATACGGGAGAACTTGAGCAGAGTGGCAATGAACAGAGAGAAAAATG GTGGCATTCAGCAGGTACCACAATTCTCCCATTACCTCTACTTCCTTTTTGCTCCTACTCTCATCTATCGGGACAACTATCCCAG GAATCCTACAATTAGATGGAGCTATGTTGCTACAAAATTTGCTCAG gTTCTGGGCTGCCTGTTTTACGCTTACTATATTTTTGTGCGGCTTTGTATCCCATTGTTCCGAAACATCAGCCGAGAGCCATTCAGCTTGAAGGTCCTGGTTCTTTGCATTTTCAACTCCATTTTGCCAG GTGTGCTTGTGCTGTTCCTGGCTTTCTTTGCATTCCTCCACTGCTGGCTCAATGCCTTTGCTGAAATGCTGCAGTTTGCTGACAGGATGTTTTATAAG GACTGGTGGAATTCCACATCCTTTGCAAACTATTACCGGACCTGGAATGTAGTGGTCCATGACTGGCTGTACTATTACGCTTACAAAGATTTTCTCTGG TTGTTCACCCACCGATTTAGGGCTGCAGCTATGCTGTCAGTCTTCACCGTGTCCGCTGTGGTTCACGAGTATGTGCTGGCTGTATGCTTTGGCTTTTTCTACCCCGTGCTcttctgcttgttcatgtgttttGGAA TGGCTTTCAATTTTGTCCTGCATGACCGTCGGAAAGGGCCTGTTTGGAACGTGGTGATGTGGACGTCGCTGTTTCTGGGCCAGGGCATGCTAGTGTGTCTATACTCACAGGAGTGGTATGCCCAGCAGCACTGTCCCCTTACAAAT CCATCCTTCTTGGATATGTTGAAGCCTCGGTCTTGGACCTGCCGCTTAAACTCGTAA